A region of the Cricetulus griseus strain 17A/GY chromosome 7, alternate assembly CriGri-PICRH-1.0, whole genome shotgun sequence genome:
CTCACTGCAGGGGGACGAGACTTGGAGCAGCTCGGCAGCTCCAGGCCAGGGCTGTGTGCCGGACGCGTGGCGCGCGTGCCACATGTGCCACAAACCCGCCTTCTCTGGGCTGCGCTTGGTGCAGGAGACCAAAGCAGGAAGAAAGGATAGTATTGTTTTCTTAACGTGTTGGATGTCAGAAGAAGGCgtcaggctgggcggtggtggtgcaatcccagcatttgggaggcagaggcacgtggatctctgtgagttcgaggccagcctggtggtgtctacagagtgagttccaggacagacaggatccaaagctacacagagaaaccctgtcttgaaaaaccaaaaaaaaaaaaaaaaaaaaaaggccatcagatcccactatagatggttgtaagccacgaTGTGGTTTttagggaattgaactcaggacctctctggAAGATCAggcagtgatcttaactgctaagccatctctccagcccaaattgcATTCTTACAATGATGTCAAAAACAACGACGAAAACTGTTACAAGTAATAATTGTAGCAGAGGGGAAATTGCTCTTAAATGCCTCAAATGAACAGTTACACTGGAAAAATGTTACCTCTGTGGGCCGGAGAATGTGGCTCTGTAGTTGAATGATTGCTTGCCTAGCTAGTATGTTTGAGGCGATAGATTCAGTCCAGGGAGCTAGAGAGGTGGATTGAAGTGAACCTTGCTGGTAAATGATGTAGatcatagaaacaaacaaacaaacaaacaaacctccatGTGCGGGCttgtgagatgactcagtagttaagagcgcTGTTtgctcctctagaggaccctggttcagggTTCAGGCCCCAGTACCTACATGATAACCCACTAAAGAAAAAAGTAGTAAATAAAAtccccatttttttaaattaatgaaaagcAACTAAATGTGAAAATTTGGGGtcttattattgtttgtttgtttgtttctcactCCTTATAATGGTCTTTCCTGACAGattaattgtgtgtatatatgtctgtgtcttgTTTGTGGATGTGCACATATGCACTgactgtgtgtgcacatttgtgtaaATTTATGAAGAGGTGGATGCCCAGTGCCTTTTTCAATTACAATTCaccttatttttctgagacagggagccaggctaggctggcctggccagtgagctctagggatctgcctgtctctgtctccatttcctcagtGCTATGATTAAGTACAGGTACTCACAtccaggttctcatgcttgtacagcaggcACTCTATTGATTGAGGCATCGGGGAGACCATTTACTTTCTTAGTCCCGTTTGTTTTTAATGGTCCCTTCCTCGGGGAGGGGTGGGGTCTCATTGTCACACCTCACATCCAGATGAAATGTTGAGAGGCCCAGTCCTGTACTGCTCTTGACATGTAGCCTCCtccagtgagttcatgagtgcagtgcTGTATCACATCAGGAACGTCTCCTCTTGGCCTTGTAttatcctcccccctccctttgaTGTTTCCTGAGTCTTGGAGGGGGTGATATAAAAAGTATGGAATGCTTCACAAATTTGTCAGTCATCCTTGTACAGGGACCATGTGAGTCTTCTCTGTGTCACTATAGTTTTAGTAGGGGTACTACCAAAATGAGCATATTAGCAGTTTATTGAGTCAGAGCTAAGTTCACCAGCTCACCAGTACAGAGAATGATGAGTGAGACAGTGAGGAATGGCAAGTGAGATATACTGAGAAGTAGAGGGACTGGCAAGTTCAGAGCTTTGGCTGCTCTGtagacttgagtttggttcccagcagccatgtgcagtgattcacaaccacctgtatgtCCAGCTGTTGGATTTCCAACAGTCTCTTCTGGTCCTGGAgtacttgaaaacacacacacacacacacacacaaacacacacacaaacacctctTTAGAGCtgagagagaaatagaatcaCCAAGTGGTGGTGTCGctcgcctttcatcccagcacttgggaggcagagacaagtggatctctgagttggagaccagcctggtctacagagtgagttccagaacagccagggctatacagcgaaatcctgtctcgaaaactataaccaaaagaaaggaaggaaggaaggaaagaaagaaagaaaagaaagaaaggagaaagggaaagtcaTAGGTACTTGCAGCAGAGAGGGGTCTTGAAACAAGCAGCCCTTTATTCACTCTTGAGATTTCAGTGGGAATCTCATCCAGAAACTCTTTCAGACAAGTCATAGACACAATGTTTGAGCTGAGCACCCCATAGCCTTGCCAGGTGGACATAAAATTAACCTTTATAAACTGTCATGGATCATATAGGTAACTGTAACTATTCAGAATCTAAGCAGAAATAGGaaaacacttttattattttaataataattaaataattctttcttcgaaacagggtttctctatggctttggaggctgacctggaaccagctcttgtagaccagactggtctcaaactcacagagatcctcctgcctctgccttctaagtgctgggattaaaggtgtgtgccaccatcacccagctttaaatgttttattaccatATAGTTATCTTATATATTTGTAGAGTGCAATGACTCATTTCaggatatgtatatataatatgtaatgatCAGAACAGAATTGATTATCAtatctgtttcttcatttttttctcttttatgttgaGGACATTAAAAGTCCTCTCTAgatacgtctttaatcccagcactcaggtagcaGAGagaggtaaatctctgagttcaagaccagcctggtctacataccaagttaAAGCCACCCAAAGCTACCAGTGgtgtcaaaaaagaaagaaagaatgagaaagagaaaaaaaagaaagaaaaaagaaaatttttgtaGCTCTTTGTCGATAATTGTTGTCCACCATTGTTGTCCTATACTATGGAGGAACATTAGAATTTAGTCTTTGTATCagtgtacatgtttgtcttacCTTCCCCTACAACCTCCTTaggtttttattctattttctgcttctttgagatcttttattttaaagtcttcaTATAAATGAACatgtgtggtatttgtctttctgatttaaTTTAGCAACCTGCCCTCCAGCTCCATATTGCTACAAATGATATACCtgctttacagctgagtaatattccattatccatatgtgcaccacattttCCCTATTTACTTAACTGTTAGTAGACACTCAGGTTCAGTTTATGTTTTTACTCATTCTAGAGCAAAACTGGATGGATAATGGGTTCATCCTTTAGAATGgctaacacacacatatagtacaGAGATTGTGGATTAAGAAAAAGGAGGCATGAAGCTGGGGTGTCTGAGAGAAGTTGGAAgctagtgtttgtgtgtgaatatggTTGAAATaaattgtatatgtgtatgaaattatcaataaATCAATGttatattgttaaaaaaaaaaactgattgaGTTTTGAAGATAGGCAAGCCAAGGTTGGAATATCCTCCTATTTCTTACCAGCTGTGAATCTTGGGCAGGTACCTGTTTGAGTTGTAGATTTTGCGACCTCTGAAATGAAAGATTACCTAGTTTGTCAGTGATGTTtaagttaggaaaaaaaaaatgtgtgggaCACAGTAGCTATTAAGTTACTAAAACTAGCCACAATGAGCCAGGCATGATAATaccacctttactcccagcactcaggaagaagagacagtggagctctgtgagttggagaccagcctgttctccatagcaagttccaggccatctaaGGTGAagttgtgagaccctgtctcaaaacgacAAAGACGAAACAAAACTAGCCGTTGAAAGAGTTGTGGTCATTTTGTGTCGTCTTTCATCCTTAAACTCCACAATCTGCAGTCTTGGCTGTATGTAACTACTTGCTGTCTTCTCTTGACAGGGTTAAGTTAGAAGATGGAGAACTCCCTGAGAATTTCATAGTAAGCAATGGCGGTGACTCTAACTTTctactcagaaaagcaaagaagcggGCTTTTAAGTTGGTGGACAATGAAGAAATGGAACTGGGTTACAAGTGCTCCAAGAAGCACTGGAGAAAGCTAGAGGACAGCAGCTATAAAGAGAAGGCCTTAGACCTGGAAACAAAACCTGTTCCagatgaggtgggggtggggaggacgaaaagcaagaaaaaaagcaaagtgaCAGACAGcccagcagaggaggaggaagaggccagaaagaagtcaccaaagaaaaaggagaaatgtgaacaTAAGAAGCAGACCAAGGCACCCAAGTCTCCCAAAACGCAGATGCCCAAGGAGTGGAGCCCACAGAACTGCTTGCCCAAGGGCTCCCCCAGAAGCAGCCTCACTAAAGCCCTGAGGAAAAGTAGTGCAGGGCCAAAAGGGGGCTCAGGCTACCTGTCAGAGTCTGATTCTTGTCCAGAGTCGGTCAGTGATAGCCTCTGCAATATCACAGTGTCGGGGATCACCTTTTCAGAGAAACTCTCAGCTGAGCTGTTGAACGATGGACCTGCTGCAAAAACGGCAGCTGTCAACAAACAGGCCTCAAAGCCCGCCTTTCCCTTCAGCTCcggcaagggcaagggcaaggcCATCAGAACCTCGTCATCCAGTTCAGACTCCAGTTCCGAGTCGGAAGACCAGTTCTTGGTGTCCAAGAACATCTCTGAAGGCGCCTCAGACTTCTTAAAGACAGCCGGTCTCTTTGCAGGGCAAGGGTGTCCAGGGCTGACGTTGCAGACTTCGGGTGTTATGGGCTGGAAGCCTTCTGactccagcagaggcaggcaagctcTTGGTCCTGCTCCAAGTGTGCCTGTCCCTACCAGTTTGGGAAGAGGATGGGGTCGAGGAGAGGACTTCTTGTTGGGGAAGGGGCTGAGGGGCCGGGGTATACGAGGCCGAGGTCGAGGCCGAGGGCCTGCTATCTCCTGTATCTTAAATAGAAGCTCTGAGAGTCAGAAGCAGAAACAGTTAAATGACATCCTAACAAACTCGTCCACTGTGATCCAGGTAACCATTCGTTGTTTGAGTTGGCTTCCCTTTCCCCACGGAGTGTATCTCAGCTCCGAGGCATGCCACGGGTTCCTCTTTTTTCACCAGTTAACCGAGTCATGTGACTGTTTTCCAGAATCCTGTAGAGACACACAAGAAGGACTATAGTCTATTGCCACTGTTGGCAGCTGCCCCTCAAGTCGGTGAAAAGATTGCATTTAAGGTATATGTTAAAACAGCACCAACTATAACAAAGGCAAGATTCCCATCCCCCCACAAACACATGAAACTTACTTAGTGAATCTTACTAAGCAATGTCTACAAAAACTGTCTGCCGTTGTCAGAAGTCATGGTGGGGCATcaggtgggtgggggtgtgtgccTCTGCATGGCACCCATTCCTGGGGTAGGAGGGAGCAGGCCCAAGAGAGTGAGGGTCTGGGAGAGTTGTGGACTCTAAggctttgtcttcttttttagCTTTTGGAACTCACGTCGGACTACTCTCCTGATGTCTCTGACTACAAGGTAAGACTGTTTCTATGAACATAATGAAGTTAGCTGTGTGGTGGAGTGTACCTATTGTCTACCTTACTCAGGAGACCGAGGCAGGATATCCTCTTGAGCCTAGGAGTTCACAGCtagttcattaaaaagaaaaaatgaaaagattaaaTTGTCACTATGTCAGAAACTTGTTCAGTGTAGCAGCATCCAccttttaatcctggcactcaggaggctgaggcaggagaattttgaAACTGAAGCAAACTGGGCTGACATAGGGAGATTCTGTTTCCGAATATTTTAAACAGATGAAGTATGGGGCCGGAGagtgatgtctcagtggttaagagcactgactactcttccagaggttctgagttcagttcccagcaaccacatggtggctcacaccatctataatgagatctggtgctttcTGCTGACaagcaggtgtacatgcagatagagagagcactcatacacaaaaatattttaaaaaatgaactgctGATAGATTTGAATAGCACTTGCATGGATAATAATAGACATTTTTGGTAAGTAATGTTATAAAGGAAGATGAGAGTCCTGTGGATGTTTTTACAAGTGTCACTGTGAAGTCCCCCAGTCTTCTGTCGCTGACACTTgagaacaagacaaggatgaTTAGCTCCTCGTGGAGTACAGGGACTGTTGTGCTTCCAAGGTTCAAACTCagggcctgtctcaaaaagaaataaatagctaCATAAagacaagtaagtaaataaaaagcatCTCTTGTCTGTGCCCAGAGAGAAAGGGTAGGATCTGAGTGGTGGTGCCCAAGAGACCGCTCAGCAGTAAAGAGttagctggcagtggtggcgcatgcctttataatcccaacacttgggaggcagaggcaggtggatctctgtgagtttgagaccagcttggtctacaaatgaagttccagatcagccagggtttttacacaaagaaaccttgtcttacagaacaacaacaaaaaagagctcaTCGGTTGGCCTTACTATATGACTCCAAAGCTGCCCATTTGTCTTACCATTGCCACCTATATGGGCAGAGCAGTGGGTCCtctttttaagtatttgtttgtttttggaaaccGGGTTTCTTTGTACACAAAGAAACTATCTTGGAACTCGCTCCATAGacaagactggctttgaactcagatatccccctgcctctgcctcccaagtgctaggattaaaggacataccactatgcctggtttaagttgtttttttttaaatgatttatttatttttattttatgtgttttggtgtTTGATATGTTTCTGCTGATGCAAAAGACCAGATTAAAAGCAGATAAATGCAGGTTTATTGGGTGTTGCTTTCAGGTAGGTTCATGAGTCCCAACAAACAGGACCAGAGAAGTCATGTGCCTGAGCTAAGGTTTGGGGGGTACTCTGTAGGTGAGGGTTGATGACATGCCagccaggtgctgggattgtgCCCAAGTATGATCAGAAGCTAAATCCCTGGGCAGGCATTTAGGTGGGCTGGTCATGATAGAAagacatgtatgtctgtgaggctGTCAAagcccttgaagctggagttacagacagttgtgagctaccatatggatgctgggaattgaacccaggtcctctggaagagcagacagtgctctttaccactgagttatctctccagccccccaccttttaaatttttgagaggCAGAGTCTTAGCTAGCCTCAAATCATAGCCCTCACGTTGTCTGCCTGGATTACAAGCACGCACCAGCATACCCAGCTTCAGGACATCTCCATGAGTCTGGGAACCAGCTTTTAAACCTGGAGACCTGGGAAGAAGCAGCTGTGACTTTTTCAATGACAAAGTGGCTTCCTGTCCCCCTACATTCTTTAGAGTGGCCCCAGCAATGCTAGGAACCGAAGCACCACTGTTTATGTGTAGCTCGCGATGAAAGCTGTGATGCTAGTTCTCTCTTGAACACATTGCTTTAGTC
Encoded here:
- the Coil gene encoding coilin isoform X2, with translation MCHKPAFSGLRLVQETKAGRKDSIVFLTCWMSEEGVRLGGGGAIPAFGRQRHVDLCEFEASLVVSTEVKLEDGELPENFIVSNGGDSNFLLRKAKKRAFKLVDNEEMELGYKCSKKHWRKLEDSSYKEKALDLETKPVPDEVGVGRTKSKKKSKVTDSPAEEEEEARKKSPKKKEKCEHKKQTKAPKSPKTQMPKEWSPQNCLPKGSPRSSLTKALRKSSAGPKGGSGYLSESDSCPESVSDSLCNITVSGITFSEKLSAELLNDGPAAKTAAVNKQASKPAFPFSSGKGKGKAIRTSSSSSDSSSESEDQFLVSKNISEGASDFLKTAGLFAGQGCPGLTLQTSGVMGWKPSDSSRGRQALGPAPSVPVPTSLGRGWGRGEDFLLGKGLRGRGIRGRGRGRGPAISCILNRSSESQKQKQLNDILTNSSTVIQNPVETHKKDYSLLPLLAAAPQVGEKIAFKLLELTSDYSPDVSDYKEGKILSHDPETQQVDIEVLSDLPALKEPGKFDLVYHNENGTEVVEYAVTQERRITVLWKELIDPRLIIDSSSSISSK
- the Coil gene encoding coilin isoform X1, which produces MAASETVRLRLQFDYPPPATPHCTVFWLLVDLNRCRVVTDLISLIRQRFGFSSGALLGLYLEGGLLPPAESARLVRDNDCLRVKLEDGELPENFIVSNGGDSNFLLRKAKKRAFKLVDNEEMELGYKCSKKHWRKLEDSSYKEKALDLETKPVPDEVGVGRTKSKKKSKVTDSPAEEEEEARKKSPKKKEKCEHKKQTKAPKSPKTQMPKEWSPQNCLPKGSPRSSLTKALRKSSAGPKGGSGYLSESDSCPESVSDSLCNITVSGITFSEKLSAELLNDGPAAKTAAVNKQASKPAFPFSSGKGKGKAIRTSSSSSDSSSESEDQFLVSKNISEGASDFLKTAGLFAGQGCPGLTLQTSGVMGWKPSDSSRGRQALGPAPSVPVPTSLGRGWGRGEDFLLGKGLRGRGIRGRGRGRGPAISCILNRSSESQKQKQLNDILTNSSTVIQNPVETHKKDYSLLPLLAAAPQVGEKIAFKLLELTSDYSPDVSDYKEGKILSHDPETQQVDIEVLSDLPALKEPGKFDLVYHNENGTEVVEYAVTQERRITVLWKELIDPRLIIDSSSSISSK